The following proteins are co-located in the Methylomonas sp. 11b genome:
- a CDS encoding citrate synthase has translation MSNDTLLVRHNATGKEVEYPLLKGSLGADTVDIRSLNKDLGCFTYDPGFIATAACKSKITYIDGDNGILLYRGYPIEQLAENCEFTEVAYLLMNGELPNAVQLRDFNEEISDRAIIHEALRKFFDGFHYDAHPMAMLVGVVGSLSAFYHSDLNIKDPASRMICATRLIGKMPTIAAASYRHSIGRPFVYPRMDLSYCENFLNMMFSRSSQNYIDQEHYIDPNLVQALNLLFILHADHEQNASTSTVRMAGSTGANPYACVAAGIAALWGPAHGGANEAVLNMLAQIGSVENVPKYIAKAKDHDDPFRLMGFGHRVYKNFDPRATIIRKTCYEVLSRTNTSDPLFELALALEEYALKDEYFIEKKLYPNVDFYSGIIYKALHIPVEMFTVMFAIARTAGWISHWLEMMEEPATPISRPRQLYVGPPRRDYTAVNNR, from the coding sequence ATGTCAAACGATACTTTACTGGTCAGGCATAACGCCACCGGAAAAGAAGTTGAATATCCGTTGTTGAAGGGGTCTTTGGGTGCAGATACTGTCGATATTCGCTCTTTAAACAAAGATCTTGGGTGTTTTACTTACGATCCGGGCTTTATTGCCACGGCTGCTTGCAAAAGCAAAATTACATACATTGATGGCGATAACGGGATTTTGTTGTATCGCGGTTATCCCATCGAACAATTGGCGGAAAACTGCGAATTTACTGAAGTTGCCTATTTGCTGATGAACGGCGAACTGCCCAATGCCGTGCAGTTGCGCGACTTTAACGAGGAAATCAGCGATAGGGCCATCATCCACGAAGCCTTGCGCAAATTCTTTGATGGTTTCCATTACGATGCCCATCCTATGGCGATGCTGGTGGGTGTGGTGGGGTCCTTGTCGGCGTTTTATCACAGCGATTTGAACATTAAAGATCCCGCTAGCCGTATGATCTGTGCGACCCGGTTGATAGGCAAGATGCCGACGATTGCCGCAGCTTCATACCGGCATTCCATAGGTAGACCTTTTGTTTATCCCCGCATGGATCTGAGTTATTGTGAGAACTTCCTGAACATGATGTTCTCCCGTTCCTCGCAAAATTACATCGATCAGGAACATTACATCGATCCCAATCTGGTCCAAGCACTGAATCTGTTGTTTATTCTGCATGCCGACCACGAGCAAAACGCCAGTACCTCTACAGTGCGCATGGCAGGCAGTACCGGCGCCAATCCTTATGCCTGCGTGGCAGCCGGCATAGCGGCGTTGTGGGGACCGGCTCACGGCGGTGCCAACGAAGCGGTTTTGAATATGTTGGCCCAAATCGGTAGCGTCGAAAACGTACCCAAATATATCGCTAAAGCTAAGGATCACGACGACCCGTTCCGCTTGATGGGCTTTGGGCATCGGGTTTATAAAAACTTCGATCCCCGCGCTACCATCATTCGCAAAACCTGCTACGAGGTGTTGAGTAGAACCAACACCAGCGACCCCTTATTTGAACTGGCCTTGGCCTTGGAAGAATATGCGTTGAAAGACGAGTATTTTATCGAGAAAAAACTCTACCCCAATGTCGATTTCTATTCCGGCATTATCTACAAAGCCCTGCACATCCCCGTCGAAATGTTCACCGTGATGTTTGCAATAGCTCGAACCGCCGGCTGGATTTCACATTGGCTGGAGATGATGGAAGAGCCGGCGACGCCTATCAGCAGGCCGAGACAGTTATACGTCGGGCCGCCGCGCCGCGATTATACAGCTGTCAATAATCGCTAA
- a CDS encoding flavodoxin — MNKIGIFYGTEKGMTAMMAQVMYRVLGDEIASEPVNVNQATVTELLGYKALILGMPSYGVGEIPGRTTGSEEGNWEEFLFRLDEADLSGKRVALFGLGNQQKYYARFASSLIHLYHHVRSYGAEVTGAWSTDGYHFTHSSSVVDGKFVGLVLDHHNQPELTKTRILDWLEQVKPALLEKLN, encoded by the coding sequence ATGAACAAGATTGGAATTTTCTACGGCACCGAGAAAGGTATGACAGCGATGATGGCGCAGGTCATGTACCGAGTTTTGGGCGACGAAATTGCCAGCGAGCCGGTGAATGTTAATCAAGCAACAGTAACGGAACTGCTTGGTTACAAAGCCTTGATTTTGGGCATGCCCAGTTACGGCGTCGGCGAAATACCCGGCAGAACCACCGGCAGCGAAGAAGGCAACTGGGAAGAGTTTTTGTTCCGTCTGGATGAGGCCGATTTGTCCGGCAAACGGGTTGCGCTATTTGGTTTGGGGAATCAGCAAAAATACTACGCGCGCTTTGCCAGCTCCTTGATTCATTTGTATCACCATGTTCGGTCTTATGGTGCCGAGGTGACCGGCGCTTGGAGCACGGATGGCTATCACTTTACCCATTCCAGTTCGGTAGTCGATGGCAAATTTGTCGGCTTGGTGCTGGATCACCACAACCAACCCGAGCTGACCAAAACCCGGATTCTGGATTGGCTTGAACAAGTGAAGCCGGCTTTGTTGGAGAAGTTGAATTGA
- a CDS encoding deoxycytidylate deaminase, which produces MSNYLKSAISKIYGEDDDFILLGLTGQTGSGCSTVARILSSEKSKIKHSLFSGSCPSSNEKRKELIVGKFFESNWEAYRVLQVRSIITLTLVDCGIHDAIIYLKGKSIVDDKALDLLREKLEEIKQEKDSTVSLSDFYTIRLPELSDQIRPILGETSFVSMYQTIGTNIRMSGSPIEEGIQEGKFFTLAGEINDIALKIRDEDKKFGRKTLLVIDAIRNPLEAIYFQERWASFYLVAVSCSDEDRRRRLRKLGYNESDVDKLDKQEYVRRKLEDKESYFIQDIQSCLERSDLYISNPNENNSVSEFRTLASQVIKFASLMKRPGLITPTAIERCMQIAYTAKLNSGCISRQVGAVVTDSNFSIHSVGWNDTPHGQVPCNLRNRFNLLQGKDQLAYSEFEKNNNEYLEFFRGKSDRYAEIENEGRNVSYCFKSEYNEFKGEKNNQVNTRSLHAEENAFLQISKYGGMGVEGGNLFTTASPCVLCSKKAYQLGIKNIYYIDPYPDIATSHILQGGANNPNLILFSGAIGRAFHYLYTPIVAYKDELNTLVCD; this is translated from the coding sequence ATGAGCAATTACCTTAAGTCCGCGATCTCAAAAATTTATGGAGAAGATGATGATTTCATTTTATTAGGATTGACCGGTCAGACTGGTAGTGGATGTTCTACAGTGGCACGAATTTTAAGCAGTGAAAAAAGCAAAATTAAACATTCGCTATTTAGCGGTAGCTGTCCATCCTCAAATGAAAAAAGAAAAGAATTAATTGTAGGGAAGTTCTTTGAGAGTAATTGGGAGGCCTACCGAGTATTGCAAGTAAGGTCAATTATAACATTGACATTGGTCGATTGCGGCATTCATGATGCCATAATATATCTAAAGGGAAAAAGCATAGTCGATGATAAAGCATTGGACTTATTGAGAGAAAAATTAGAAGAAATTAAACAAGAAAAGGATTCTACTGTTAGCTTGTCTGATTTCTACACTATCAGGTTGCCTGAGTTATCAGATCAGATTAGGCCTATTTTAGGTGAAACCTCATTTGTAAGTATGTACCAAACTATTGGTACGAATATAAGAATGTCGGGTAGCCCAATCGAAGAGGGTATACAAGAAGGAAAGTTTTTTACCTTAGCGGGTGAGATAAATGATATAGCTCTTAAAATAAGGGATGAAGACAAAAAGTTTGGTCGAAAAACTCTACTAGTTATTGACGCAATTAGAAATCCACTTGAGGCAATATATTTCCAGGAAAGGTGGGCGTCTTTTTATTTGGTAGCCGTATCATGTTCAGATGAAGATAGAAGGCGGCGGCTAAGAAAGCTTGGATACAACGAGTCTGATGTTGATAAATTGGATAAACAAGAATATGTAAGAAGAAAGCTTGAAGATAAAGAGTCGTATTTTATACAAGATATACAATCATGTCTTGAAAGATCAGATCTTTACATAAGCAACCCAAATGAAAATAATTCGGTATCAGAATTTAGAACGCTTGCCAGTCAAGTAATTAAGTTTGCATCTTTAATGAAACGCCCGGGGTTGATTACTCCAACCGCTATTGAGAGATGTATGCAAATTGCGTATACGGCGAAATTGAATTCGGGTTGCATTTCTAGACAAGTAGGGGCGGTGGTAACAGATTCAAATTTTTCCATACATTCCGTTGGGTGGAATGATACACCTCATGGACAAGTGCCGTGTAATCTAAGAAATAGATTTAATTTACTGCAAGGTAAAGATCAGTTGGCATATAGTGAGTTTGAAAAAAATAATAATGAATATCTGGAGTTTTTCAGGGGAAAATCTGACAGATATGCTGAGATTGAAAATGAAGGTAGAAACGTCTCCTATTGTTTTAAATCGGAATACAACGAATTTAAAGGTGAAAAAAATAATCAAGTAAATACTAGATCACTTCATGCTGAAGAAAATGCGTTTCTTCAGATTTCCAAATATGGTGGAATGGGCGTTGAAGGGGGAAATCTGTTTACAACAGCTAGCCCATGTGTACTATGCTCAAAAAAGGCTTATCAATTAGGAATAAAAAATATATACTACATTGATCCTTATCCTGATATTGCTACCAGTCATATCCTTCAAGGGGGAGCTAATAATCCAAACTTAATATTGTTTTCTGGTGCAATTGGTAGAGCATTTCACTATTTATATACACCTATAGTTGCATACAAAGACGAGTTAAATACACTTGTTTGCGATTAA
- a CDS encoding NAD(P)/FAD-dependent oxidoreductase, giving the protein MDKFDVIIVGAGASGLMCAIEAGKRGRRVKIVEHANKPGKKILMSGGGRCNFTNYSIAPENYISNNPHFCKSALSRFTQWNFLGFVQRHQIPFHERLHGQLFCDNSAKDILDALLKECGQAGVTLELNCRVDRLEKRSDGDFLLHTSNGVISASALVIASGGLSIPKMGATPFGYKVAEQFGIKVWPTRAGLVPLTLQPDDSQRFTPLTGIAVPCRVSNQQQSFKENILFTHRGLSGPAILQISSYWHPGEALHVDLLPDMDLSAELKEKRRQGSKLKIQNLLAEYLPKRLLQALLDERQLDITVANCADKDLNAIVESLHNWTIKPNATEGYRTAEVTVGGVDCDAISSKTMQSLQVPGLYFVGEVLDVTGWLRGYNFQWAWASGWCAGQYV; this is encoded by the coding sequence ATGGATAAATTTGATGTCATCATCGTCGGAGCCGGCGCGTCCGGTTTAATGTGCGCTATCGAAGCAGGTAAACGCGGTCGGCGGGTGAAAATAGTGGAACACGCCAACAAGCCGGGCAAGAAAATTCTGATGTCCGGCGGCGGGCGGTGTAATTTCACCAACTACAGCATAGCGCCGGAAAATTACATTTCCAATAATCCGCATTTCTGCAAGTCTGCGCTTAGCCGCTTTACGCAATGGAATTTTTTAGGCTTTGTACAGCGCCACCAAATACCGTTTCACGAACGATTGCACGGGCAATTGTTTTGCGATAACAGTGCCAAGGACATTCTGGATGCGCTGTTGAAAGAATGCGGCCAAGCCGGCGTGACGCTGGAGTTAAATTGTCGGGTGGACCGATTAGAGAAACGCAGCGACGGCGACTTTTTGCTACACACCAGCAACGGCGTGATTTCTGCATCGGCCTTGGTAATTGCCAGCGGCGGCCTATCCATACCGAAAATGGGTGCCACGCCGTTTGGTTATAAAGTCGCTGAACAATTTGGCATCAAAGTCTGGCCGACCCGGGCAGGCTTGGTGCCGTTAACGCTGCAACCGGACGACTCACAACGCTTCACCCCGCTGACCGGCATCGCGGTGCCGTGTCGGGTTAGCAATCAACAACAGTCTTTCAAAGAAAACATTTTATTCACCCATCGCGGTCTGAGCGGTCCGGCCATCCTGCAAATTTCCTCGTATTGGCATCCCGGCGAAGCGCTGCATGTGGACTTATTGCCGGACATGGATTTGTCGGCGGAATTGAAAGAAAAACGGCGGCAAGGCAGCAAGTTAAAAATCCAAAATTTACTGGCTGAATACCTGCCGAAACGCTTGTTGCAAGCGTTATTGGACGAGCGGCAGCTAGATATTACCGTCGCCAATTGCGCCGACAAAGATCTGAATGCCATTGTGGAAAGTCTGCACAATTGGACGATTAAACCCAATGCCACCGAAGGCTATCGCACCGCCGAGGTAACCGTCGGCGGCGTCGATTGCGATGCAATTTCTTCGAAAACCATGCAGAGTTTGCAAGTGCCGGGGCTGTATTTTGTTGGGGAAGTGTTGGATGTCACCGGGTGGCTGAGGGGGTATAACTTTCAGTGGGCTTGGGCTTCGGGGTGGTGTGCGGGGCAGTATGTTTGA
- the ppdK gene encoding pyruvate, phosphate dikinase — MTPKYSYSFNTGDGKNKALLGGKGANLCEMTQMGFNVPPGFVITTQTCLTYLENKQLPSDLMDEVRQQIADIERLSGKSFGGASDPLLVSVRSGSAISMPGMMDTILNLGLNKQTLAGLIEMTDDPRFAYDAYRRFIQLFGKVALGIEDEKFDVHFNNVKRAAGIKADVALTADQLQEISELFLTVVHEETGRPFPEDVYQQLEIAIRAVFNSWLGRRAVDYRREFHITPDVANGTAVNIVTMVFGNMGDDCATGVGFTRNPGTGINEMYGEYLVNAQGEDVVAGIRTPKPVQEMAKEMPEQYRQLVELRNKLEAHYHEVQDYEYTIERGVLYCLQTRNGKMNATAMVKTSIDMVSEGLITKEQALLRINPDMLEQLLHPQLAPNHEVKAIAQGLPASPGAACGHCVFDADTAVRLGKTGQDLILLREETKPEDIHGFFAAQGILTSRGGKTSHAAVVARGMGKACVAGAEDIKVDVRARLAIVGDIHIKEGDLITIDGSNGNIYLGRIPTIPPSFSEELKTLLGWADSIARLRVHANVDTPETARLAVSYGAKGVGLCRTERMFNAADRLPLVVDMILAHNTEEREAALAKLFPIQRDDFQQLFEAMSPHPVTVRLLDPPMHEFLPNEHQLIDELDALKHYLTIVKGQRVTLDTLAHPAEMPAPFNMLNEDVILEAISKKQMMLDKVLELYEVNPMLGHRGVRLGMSYPEIYKMQIRSILEAAALCVKQRIPVEPEIMVPQVITAQELKTVKTYVDEIQAEVEAQYKLKLNFKFGTMIETVRACTRADRLAVTAAFFSFGTNDLTQATFSFSREDAENKFLPLYEESGLLEDNPFETLDVEGLGKLMKMAVELGRQQRPDLKIGICGEHGGHPRSIKFVHDLGLNYVSCSAPRIPVARLAAAHAKLLEKHS; from the coding sequence ATGACTCCAAAATACAGCTATTCATTCAATACGGGCGACGGCAAAAACAAGGCATTACTGGGCGGCAAAGGCGCAAACCTTTGCGAAATGACACAAATGGGCTTTAACGTGCCACCTGGCTTTGTCATCACCACGCAAACCTGCCTGACCTACCTGGAAAACAAGCAATTACCCAGCGATTTAATGGACGAAGTTCGGCAGCAAATCGCCGACATCGAACGCCTGAGCGGTAAATCGTTTGGCGGCGCCAGCGACCCGCTACTGGTTTCGGTACGTTCCGGCTCGGCCATCTCGATGCCGGGCATGATGGACACCATTCTAAACTTAGGCTTGAACAAGCAAACCCTGGCCGGTTTGATCGAAATGACCGATGACCCGCGCTTTGCCTACGATGCGTATCGGCGTTTCATTCAATTGTTCGGCAAGGTTGCGCTGGGCATCGAAGACGAGAAGTTCGATGTGCATTTCAACAACGTCAAGCGCGCCGCCGGCATCAAAGCGGACGTGGCATTGACCGCCGACCAGCTTCAGGAAATCAGTGAACTGTTCCTGACCGTAGTCCATGAAGAAACCGGCCGGCCGTTTCCGGAAGACGTTTACCAGCAACTAGAAATCGCCATTCGCGCGGTATTCAACTCCTGGCTGGGTAGACGCGCGGTGGATTACCGCCGTGAGTTTCACATCACACCGGACGTTGCCAATGGCACGGCGGTTAATATCGTCACGATGGTGTTTGGGAATATGGGCGACGACTGCGCCACCGGCGTTGGCTTTACCCGCAACCCCGGCACCGGCATCAACGAGATGTACGGCGAATATTTGGTGAATGCGCAAGGCGAAGACGTGGTAGCCGGCATCCGCACCCCTAAGCCGGTGCAGGAAATGGCCAAGGAAATGCCGGAGCAATACCGGCAACTGGTCGAGCTGCGCAATAAGCTGGAAGCGCATTATCACGAGGTACAGGACTACGAATACACCATCGAACGCGGCGTGTTGTATTGCCTGCAAACCCGTAACGGCAAAATGAACGCGACCGCGATGGTCAAAACCTCCATCGACATGGTTTCGGAAGGCCTGATTACTAAGGAACAAGCGTTGCTGCGGATCAACCCCGACATGTTGGAACAATTGCTGCATCCGCAATTGGCCCCCAATCACGAAGTCAAAGCCATTGCCCAAGGCTTACCGGCATCACCCGGCGCTGCCTGCGGCCATTGCGTATTCGACGCCGATACTGCCGTGCGTTTGGGCAAAACCGGCCAAGATTTGATCCTGCTGCGTGAAGAAACCAAGCCAGAAGACATTCATGGCTTTTTCGCCGCGCAAGGCATCTTGACCAGCCGTGGCGGCAAAACCTCGCACGCAGCCGTGGTGGCCCGTGGCATGGGTAAAGCCTGCGTGGCTGGCGCCGAAGATATTAAAGTCGATGTGCGAGCCCGCTTGGCAATTGTTGGCGACATTCATATTAAAGAAGGCGATTTAATCACCATCGACGGCAGCAACGGCAATATCTATTTGGGCCGCATTCCGACTATTCCACCCTCTTTCTCCGAGGAACTAAAAACCTTGCTGGGCTGGGCTGACAGCATTGCTCGCTTGCGGGTGCATGCCAATGTCGATACGCCGGAAACCGCTAGATTGGCCGTCAGTTACGGTGCCAAAGGCGTAGGCTTATGCCGTACCGAACGCATGTTCAATGCCGCCGACCGTTTGCCGCTGGTAGTGGATATGATTCTGGCGCACAACACCGAAGAACGCGAAGCCGCGTTGGCCAAACTGTTCCCAATCCAGCGCGACGACTTCCAACAGCTATTCGAAGCCATGTCGCCGCACCCGGTTACCGTGCGTTTGCTCGATCCGCCGATGCACGAGTTTTTGCCTAACGAGCATCAATTGATCGACGAGCTGGACGCGCTGAAACACTATCTGACTATCGTCAAAGGCCAACGCGTCACGCTGGATACGCTGGCGCATCCGGCGGAAATGCCGGCACCGTTCAATATGCTGAACGAAGACGTGATTTTGGAAGCGATCAGCAAAAAACAAATGATGCTGGACAAAGTATTGGAGCTGTACGAAGTCAACCCAATGCTGGGTCATCGCGGCGTACGATTGGGGATGAGCTATCCGGAAATTTATAAAATGCAAATACGCTCGATTCTGGAAGCGGCGGCGCTTTGCGTGAAACAGCGGATTCCGGTCGAGCCGGAAATCATGGTGCCGCAAGTAATTACCGCGCAGGAATTGAAAACCGTGAAAACCTATGTCGACGAGATTCAAGCCGAAGTGGAAGCGCAATACAAACTCAAGCTCAACTTCAAATTCGGCACGATGATAGAAACGGTGCGGGCTTGTACCCGTGCCGACCGACTGGCAGTGACAGCAGCCTTCTTCTCATTCGGTACCAACGATTTAACCCAGGCCACCTTCTCGTTCTCGCGCGAAGATGCCGAAAACAAATTCCTGCCGCTGTACGAAGAATCCGGATTGCTGGAAGACAATCCGTTCGAAACCTTGGACGTCGAGGGTTTGGGCAAACTGATGAAAATGGCCGTGGAACTGGGTCGTCAGCAACGGCCGGATTTGAAAATCGGCATTTGCGGCGAGCACGGCGGGCATCCGCGTTCGATTAAATTCGTTCACGACCTAGGCTTGAATTACGTATCGTGTTCGGCACCGCGGATTCCGGTCGCTCGCTTGGCGGCAGCTCATGCCAAACTATTGGAAAAGCACTCGTAA
- a CDS encoding diguanylate cyclase, which produces MRRITFLVYAVLWILLISLNLYQQVTDTKQYAQKIATRQAEMFFDHIVLIRKWNASHGGVYVPITETTQPNPYLDVPQRDVETTDGKRLTLINPAYMTRQLAEMSDDSGIAFHITGFNPIRPENRPDQWESEALLAFQQGQKSVSSTGTINGQSFYRYMAPLHVDQSCLVCHQRQGYREGDIRGGISVSIPSASIDAFVNERLEHLTITHAIVAFVGLIVLLLSYLAQARLSQRLDKAKSRMQLAYLDSLTLLPNRRYYDAFVKREWKRALRHKYPISMIMIDIDFFKLYNDNLGHIEGDHCLRQVARALKRFFRRPGDLIARYGGEEFCVVAACDAEQIMVLAEILRKAVENMRLPHPASKVSEFVTISLGVASIVPGDDLSFESLLHAADQALYDAKATGRNRVGKGRI; this is translated from the coding sequence ATGAGAAGGATTACATTCCTGGTTTATGCAGTGCTATGGATTTTGTTGATTAGCCTGAACCTATACCAGCAAGTAACGGATACCAAACAGTACGCGCAAAAAATTGCCACGCGGCAGGCCGAGATGTTTTTCGATCACATCGTGTTGATCAGAAAATGGAATGCGTCGCACGGTGGCGTTTACGTTCCTATTACCGAAACTACTCAGCCTAATCCTTACCTGGATGTTCCGCAACGGGATGTCGAAACCACGGATGGCAAGCGCCTTACTTTGATCAATCCTGCCTATATGACTCGGCAACTCGCTGAAATGAGCGACGACTCGGGCATTGCCTTTCACATCACCGGTTTTAATCCGATTCGCCCGGAAAATCGGCCGGACCAATGGGAGTCTGAAGCGTTGTTGGCCTTTCAACAAGGTCAAAAAAGCGTGAGTAGTACCGGTACTATCAACGGGCAATCTTTTTATCGTTATATGGCGCCGCTTCATGTCGATCAGAGTTGCCTCGTTTGCCATCAGCGGCAAGGCTACAGAGAGGGGGATATTCGCGGCGGCATTAGTGTCAGTATTCCCAGCGCCAGTATCGATGCCTTTGTGAACGAGCGCCTGGAGCATCTGACGATCACTCATGCGATTGTGGCGTTCGTTGGTTTGATCGTGTTGCTGCTGTCATATTTGGCGCAAGCCAGACTGAGCCAGCGCCTGGATAAGGCCAAAAGCCGCATGCAACTGGCTTATCTGGATTCTTTGACGTTGCTACCCAATCGTCGTTACTACGATGCCTTTGTAAAAAGGGAATGGAAGCGGGCCTTGCGGCATAAATATCCCATCTCGATGATCATGATAGACATCGATTTCTTTAAGCTATATAACGACAATCTTGGACATATCGAAGGCGATCATTGCTTGCGGCAAGTGGCTAGAGCTTTGAAGCGTTTCTTTAGAAGGCCGGGCGATTTGATTGCCCGTTACGGCGGCGAAGAGTTTTGTGTAGTCGCGGCCTGTGATGCCGAGCAAATCATGGTGCTGGCGGAGATTCTGCGTAAAGCTGTCGAGAATATGCGTTTACCGCATCCGGCTTCTAAAGTTTCCGAATTTGTGACTATCAGTCTTGGCGTTGCCAGTATCGTACCGGGTGACGACCTGTCTTTCGAAAGTTTGCTACATGCGGCGGATCAGGCACTTTACGATGCCAAGGCCACCGGTAGAAACCGGGTTGGAAAAGGCCGGATTTGA
- a CDS encoding transcriptional repressor gives MTDKAIFPAPEHDHNVCIHKAISVAEQLCLTRGVQLTPIRHKILELIWNSHKAVKAYDLLDQIRPVNDAAKPSTVYRALDFLLEQGLIHRVESLNAFVGCHCSGIQHDQLLLICTACHTVQERAAPSVLSALSKELGDAGFVPQRKTIEIHGLCKTCNPATNTVDEQAIQ, from the coding sequence ATGACCGACAAAGCAATCTTCCCGGCACCCGAACATGACCATAACGTATGCATCCACAAGGCGATAAGTGTAGCCGAACAACTTTGCTTAACACGCGGTGTGCAACTGACCCCTATTCGCCACAAGATTTTGGAGCTGATCTGGAACAGTCATAAGGCGGTTAAAGCATACGACTTGCTGGATCAAATCAGGCCGGTAAACGACGCAGCAAAGCCGTCGACGGTCTATCGTGCTTTGGACTTTTTGTTGGAACAAGGCCTGATTCATCGGGTGGAGAGCTTAAACGCATTCGTCGGCTGCCACTGCTCCGGCATCCAACACGATCAACTACTGTTAATCTGCACTGCGTGCCATACGGTGCAGGAACGCGCCGCACCTTCGGTACTCAGCGCGCTGTCCAAAGAGCTTGGCGACGCCGGCTTCGTACCGCAGCGTAAAACCATCGAAATTCATGGCTTATGCAAAACCTGCAACCCCGCCACCAATACTGTGGATGAACAGGCCATTCAATAA